Proteins found in one Enterococcus sp. 9D6_DIV0238 genomic segment:
- the xerD gene encoding site-specific tyrosine recombinase XerD: MEEQITDYLHYLQIERGLSLNTRKSYERDLHKYNAFLKEQQLDSWQSVDRYIIMEYLQSLSNDSNSSATIIRMISTLRGFHQFLRQERLTDHDPMQHIDSPKKAQKLPSTLSIEEVTALIETPDTTKPLGIRNRTILEVMYATGLRVSELVDLKIGDLHLSIGLLQTIGKGDKERIIPLGDYAIQWIEKYLEEARPMLTKKNPNETHLFVNHHGKPLSRQGVWKNLKQIVQEAGIDKNITPHTLRHSFATHLLENGADLRIVQELLGHADISTTQIYTHITKQRMADVYKQHFPRA, from the coding sequence ATGGAAGAACAAATAACCGATTATTTGCACTACTTGCAAATCGAACGCGGACTTTCCCTTAACACACGAAAAAGCTATGAACGCGACTTACATAAATATAATGCCTTTTTGAAAGAACAACAACTAGACTCTTGGCAATCAGTTGACCGATACATAATCATGGAATATTTACAATCCTTGAGTAATGACAGTAATTCTTCTGCTACGATCATTCGTATGATCTCGACTTTGAGAGGGTTTCATCAATTTTTGAGACAGGAACGCCTGACAGATCATGATCCGATGCAACATATCGATTCACCGAAAAAAGCGCAAAAACTACCTAGTACTCTTTCGATAGAGGAAGTTACGGCTTTGATCGAAACCCCGGATACAACAAAACCATTAGGCATCAGAAATCGTACGATCCTAGAAGTGATGTATGCTACAGGATTACGTGTGAGTGAGCTTGTAGATTTAAAAATTGGCGATCTACATTTATCGATCGGATTATTACAAACGATTGGTAAAGGAGACAAAGAACGTATCATTCCTTTAGGGGATTATGCGATACAATGGATCGAAAAGTACTTAGAAGAAGCCCGGCCTATGTTAACTAAAAAAAATCCCAATGAAACACATCTATTTGTAAATCATCATGGCAAGCCGCTTTCTCGTCAGGGAGTTTGGAAAAACTTGAAGCAGATCGTCCAAGAAGCGGGGATCGATAAAAATATCACACCGCATACCTTAAGACATAGTTTTGCTACTCATTTGTTGGAAAATGGCGCAGATTTACGTATCGTCCAGGAACTACTTGGGCATGCGGATATTTCAACTACTCAGATATACACTCATATCACAAAACAGCGAATGGCAGATGTTTATAAACAGCATTTTCCAAGAGCCTGA
- a CDS encoding GNAT family N-acetyltransferase — protein MLTYYRKEQRKIAMGLLSFHQKLTEYRSLLKEIDMYENDENLHLLLWTPDGEQNIQGIIGIELEDSVGIVVHDISITPSFRGEKLGFELLNEVLERYPELKLYGTAATSAYLSKWKEHNE, from the coding sequence ATGTTAACGTATTATAGAAAAGAACAGCGAAAAATAGCTATGGGTTTGTTGAGTTTCCACCAAAAACTGACAGAATATCGTTCGTTGTTGAAAGAAATCGATATGTATGAAAATGACGAAAATCTTCATTTACTTCTTTGGACACCGGATGGAGAACAGAATATCCAAGGAATCATAGGGATCGAGTTAGAAGATTCTGTTGGGATAGTCGTTCATGATATTTCGATCACGCCTTCTTTTCGTGGCGAAAAACTTGGCTTTGAGCTTTTGAACGAAGTGCTGGAGCGATATCCAGAGCTGAAATTATACGGCACTGCTGCCACTTCTGCTTATTTATCTAAATGGAAAGAACACAATGAATAA
- a CDS encoding segregation/condensation protein A, with amino-acid sequence MQEMNVKLDVFEGPLDLLLHLIKKLEIDIYDIPIAAVTEQYMNYIHTMKTLELEVAGEYIVMAATLMAIKSKMLLPKQELEVTDDDELLTGEDPRDALVAQLLEYRKYKYAAGLLHEKESERSLYFTKEPMDVDEYKEDNPLLEPNQLNTIDLFLAFHAMLEKKKNRQPVETTVAGDDVSIEEKITAISQKMAQIDRQTPVNFEDFFTSHSKQEIVTTFMALLELMKKGLIQVEQEENYSTILLYNTANEIESSTEETA; translated from the coding sequence TTGCAAGAAATGAATGTAAAGTTAGATGTATTTGAAGGACCGCTTGATCTTCTTTTACATTTAATCAAGAAACTTGAAATTGATATTTACGATATTCCGATTGCTGCTGTAACAGAACAATATATGAATTATATTCACACGATGAAAACCTTGGAACTGGAAGTGGCTGGAGAATATATCGTTATGGCAGCAACATTGATGGCTATCAAAAGTAAAATGCTGTTGCCGAAACAAGAGTTGGAAGTGACAGATGATGATGAGCTTTTAACTGGTGAAGATCCGCGGGATGCACTTGTTGCCCAATTGTTGGAATATCGTAAATATAAATATGCAGCAGGACTTTTACATGAAAAAGAGTCTGAACGAAGTCTTTATTTTACGAAAGAACCAATGGATGTCGATGAATATAAGGAAGACAATCCTTTGCTGGAACCCAATCAATTAAATACGATCGATTTATTTTTGGCTTTTCATGCAATGCTTGAAAAGAAAAAAAATCGACAGCCTGTAGAAACGACAGTGGCTGGAGATGATGTGTCGATCGAAGAAAAAATAACTGCGATCTCACAAAAGATGGCTCAAATCGATCGGCAAACACCAGTGAATTTTGAAGATTTTTTTACATCCCATTCAAAACAAGAGATCGTCACAACTTTCATGGCTTTATTAGAGTTGATGAAAAAAGGGTTGATCCAGGTTGAGCAAGAAGAAAATTACAGCACGATTTTGCTGTACAATACAGCAAATGAGATCGAATCTAGTACGGAGGAAACAGCGTGA
- the scpB gene encoding SMC-Scp complex subunit ScpB yields MTTISQIEAILFVVGEEGIGLEELSYLLELSTAKTYEALTALKERYEADDRSALNILEVGNHFVLSTKKIFAPLLKKYAQSPISNALSQAALETLSIVAYKQPISRVEVDEIRGVQSAGSMQKLVARQLIEEKGRVDGPGRAILYGTTAYFMDYFGLKSLEELPDIQQMEEEIAEELPLDLFFDRYKELNEEEQTEINESEEES; encoded by the coding sequence GTGACCACAATTAGTCAAATCGAAGCGATTCTATTCGTTGTTGGTGAAGAAGGAATCGGACTGGAAGAATTATCGTATTTATTAGAACTTTCTACAGCGAAAACTTACGAAGCACTGACTGCATTAAAAGAGCGCTATGAAGCAGATGATCGATCTGCATTGAATATATTAGAAGTTGGCAATCATTTTGTCTTATCAACAAAAAAAATCTTTGCGCCATTGTTGAAAAAATATGCGCAGTCACCGATTTCAAATGCTTTATCACAAGCTGCATTAGAAACATTGTCGATCGTAGCATATAAACAACCAATTTCAAGGGTAGAGGTTGACGAGATCCGAGGAGTTCAGTCGGCAGGTTCCATGCAAAAATTGGTTGCACGTCAATTAATAGAAGAAAAAGGGCGAGTAGACGGCCCGGGGCGTGCAATTTTATATGGGACGACTGCCTATTTCATGGATTATTTTGGTTTAAAATCATTAGAAGAGTTGCCGGATATTCAGCAAATGGAAGAAGAAATCGCTGAAGAATTGCCATTAGACCTCTTTTTTGACCGCTATAAAGAATTAAATGAAGAAGAACAAACGGAGATCAACGAATCGGAGGAAGAAAGCTAA
- a CDS encoding pseudouridine synthase — protein sequence MERLQKVIAHAGITSRRKAEEYIVNGRVKVNGKIVRELGTQVGKSDLVEVDNVPIYKEEYGYYLFYKPKGVISAVSDDKGRKVVTDYFTHIKERIYPVGRLDYDTSGLLLLTNDGEFSQRLTHPSHEVDKVYVAKVKGLAKKHDFLPLTKGIKIDGYKTAPAAFQIISVDLKTNTSIVELTIHEGRNHQVKNMLQAVGYPVQKLKREKYGDLTLKGLRPGEYRSLNKKEISVLMNQSK from the coding sequence ATGGAGAGACTTCAAAAAGTAATTGCTCATGCCGGCATCACATCCCGCAGAAAAGCAGAAGAATATATTGTGAATGGTCGGGTCAAAGTAAATGGAAAAATCGTACGTGAACTTGGAACACAAGTTGGGAAAAGTGATCTAGTAGAAGTCGATAATGTGCCGATCTATAAAGAAGAGTACGGTTATTATTTGTTCTATAAGCCTAAAGGAGTGATCTCAGCAGTATCAGATGATAAGGGAAGGAAAGTCGTTACTGACTACTTTACTCATATCAAAGAACGAATCTATCCAGTCGGTCGATTGGATTATGACACATCAGGATTGCTGTTATTGACAAATGATGGTGAATTTTCACAACGTTTGACACATCCGAGCCATGAGGTAGATAAAGTATATGTAGCAAAGGTCAAAGGCTTAGCTAAAAAGCATGATTTTCTTCCCTTAACAAAAGGAATCAAAATCGACGGCTATAAAACTGCGCCAGCAGCTTTTCAAATCATTTCTGTTGATTTAAAGACAAATACAAGTATTGTCGAATTGACGATCCATGAAGGGCGTAACCACCAAGTGAAAAATATGCTCCAAGCAGTTGGTTATCCAGTTCAAAAACTTAAAAGAGAAAAATACGGTGATTTAACATTAAAAGGACTTCGTCCGGGTGAGTACCGTTCGTTGAATAAAAAAGAAATCAGCGTGTTGATGAACCAGTCAAAATAA
- a CDS encoding ECF transporter S component → MRNNKVQKMVSVAMLAAISVVLQFLDFPIMPAFSFLKIDFSDIPVMIGMFLFGPLAGISTAFIRSALHLFTTGISPQNFVGDAASFFATTMFTLPMYYFFERGSHKTTNKVLGVITGIFSLTIFMSVANYFVITPIYLKLFGVSAGEFLGMSLAKYVTIGILPFNLIKGAIVSAVFLVLHAKLLPWLSRKQHQLGNKKPIMK, encoded by the coding sequence ATGCGAAACAACAAGGTACAAAAAATGGTAAGTGTAGCAATGCTAGCAGCAATCAGTGTGGTTTTACAATTCTTGGATTTTCCGATTATGCCAGCATTCAGTTTTTTAAAAATCGATTTTAGTGATATTCCAGTCATGATCGGCATGTTCTTATTTGGACCGTTAGCAGGAATCAGTACGGCTTTTATCCGATCTGCATTGCATTTGTTTACAACGGGAATATCGCCGCAAAATTTTGTGGGAGATGCTGCAAGCTTTTTTGCAACCACAATGTTCACTTTACCAATGTATTACTTTTTTGAACGAGGAAGCCATAAAACAACAAATAAGGTATTAGGTGTAATAACAGGCATTTTTAGTCTGACTATATTTATGAGTGTGGCCAACTACTTTGTGATTACGCCAATTTATTTGAAGCTGTTTGGTGTGTCAGCTGGAGAATTTTTAGGAATGTCTTTAGCGAAATATGTAACGATCGGTATTCTTCCATTCAATTTAATCAAAGGAGCTATCGTGAGTGCTGTTTTCTTAGTCCTTCACGCCAAGTTATTACCATGGCTTTCTAGGAAACAACATCAGTTAGGAAATAAAAAACCAATAATGAAATAA
- a CDS encoding alpha/beta hydrolase, which yields MKKWQKRLLWIAGVIVALLLIGLFYLKTITYTPTTSAIESAEKAKNENGTLVFKGDPEKPSVIFYQGALVENTSYSLWAEQVAEAGYSVYLVKQPLNLAVLGQNKAEAVIQKNQLSNYVIGGHSLGGVMASRFAADQEKQAAPKGVFFLASYPDEKGSLAKFTGPVLSLTGSEDGVLNWTAYDESKRYLPKQTLYEKISGGNHAGFGSYGEQKGDHPASIDNEEQQHEIAEHLINWLRNIK from the coding sequence TTGAAAAAATGGCAAAAACGCTTGCTTTGGATAGCAGGAGTGATTGTTGCGCTGCTGTTGATCGGTCTGTTTTATCTTAAAACGATCACCTATACGCCAACTACCTCAGCGATCGAAAGTGCTGAAAAAGCCAAAAATGAAAATGGGACTTTAGTATTTAAAGGTGATCCAGAAAAACCATCAGTGATTTTTTATCAAGGTGCTTTAGTAGAAAATACTAGTTACAGTTTGTGGGCTGAACAAGTTGCTGAAGCTGGATACTCAGTTTATTTAGTGAAACAACCTTTAAATCTAGCAGTATTAGGACAAAACAAGGCAGAAGCAGTGATCCAAAAGAACCAGTTGAGCAATTATGTGATCGGAGGACATTCTTTGGGTGGTGTCATGGCTAGTCGTTTCGCAGCAGACCAAGAGAAACAAGCTGCTCCTAAAGGTGTTTTTTTTCTTGCAAGTTACCCAGATGAAAAAGGAAGTTTAGCGAAATTTACAGGACCGGTTTTATCGTTGACAGGTTCAGAAGATGGCGTATTGAACTGGACAGCTTATGATGAGTCAAAAAGATATTTACCGAAACAGACGCTTTATGAAAAAATAAGCGGAGGGAATCACGCAGGTTTTGGAAGCTATGGCGAACAAAAAGGGGATCATCCTGCATCAATCGATAACGAAGAACAACAACATGAAATAGCTGAACACTTAATAAACTGGCTAAGGAATATAAAGTAA
- a CDS encoding ferredoxin, which produces MLCKIIPDKCIACGLCQIYAPEIFDYDDDGIVLLNHDHSAQQEMISENEQSNVLTAYRKCPVRAIEITEK; this is translated from the coding sequence ATGTTATGTAAAATAATTCCAGATAAATGTATTGCCTGCGGGCTATGTCAAATCTATGCGCCTGAAATTTTCGATTATGACGATGATGGGATCGTACTCTTAAATCATGATCATTCTGCCCAACAGGAAATGATCAGTGAAAATGAACAGTCTAATGTCTTAACAGCGTACCGCAAATGTCCTGTCCGTGCAATAGAGATCACTGAAAAATAA
- a CDS encoding helix-turn-helix domain-containing protein, with protein MEPHFILTLFQHGYKVRTSTLYHLLKGKRTSSVLVYGFLYENLRFFQLCPELSEQEFNRQIHTLNEAQLLVTDLTGEVQITTQGKRLLSESDQSIHWLDNYRFGKTDEEIWRFLQFLVQVTSHLSYGDKEYIPLEQSPFYQVYLKRRIASVSKKQLIQTMKAEWHFLLSRLSKSEADYFAQQFSGYQQTGKIAVQILQKESTPFEQLLIKKDRLHHLLYEIENMPKETFLKKSIQPFITKNDNQSMNQTKSYLHQETSIETIAQQRGMKKSTIQDHLLELALTEEIPFEHYISKETYRFLDQLSSPCPQWIYRSLKQENEQLDYFEYRLYQIEKLKKERADKLP; from the coding sequence ATGGAGCCGCACTTTATTTTAACGTTATTTCAGCACGGATACAAGGTTCGAACATCGACATTATATCACCTTTTAAAAGGAAAGCGAACAAGCTCCGTTTTAGTCTATGGTTTTCTTTATGAAAATCTTCGTTTTTTTCAACTGTGTCCAGAATTGTCGGAACAGGAATTCAACAGGCAGATACACACATTGAACGAAGCTCAATTATTGGTAACAGACTTAACGGGAGAGGTTCAGATAACAACGCAAGGAAAACGATTATTATCAGAAAGCGATCAATCAATTCATTGGTTGGATAATTATCGCTTTGGCAAAACAGACGAAGAAATCTGGCGTTTTTTGCAATTTTTAGTACAAGTGACGTCTCATTTATCTTATGGAGATAAAGAATATATCCCGCTCGAGCAATCACCATTTTATCAAGTTTACTTAAAACGCAGAATCGCATCCGTTTCAAAAAAACAATTGATTCAAACGATGAAAGCCGAATGGCATTTTTTACTATCACGTTTATCAAAAAGCGAAGCTGATTATTTTGCCCAGCAATTTTCTGGTTATCAGCAAACCGGCAAGATCGCCGTTCAAATACTGCAGAAAGAATCAACTCCATTTGAACAGCTTCTAATAAAAAAAGATCGGCTGCACCATTTACTCTATGAGATTGAAAATATGCCGAAAGAAACGTTTTTAAAAAAATCGATTCAACCCTTTATAACAAAAAATGATAATCAGAGTATGAATCAAACAAAAAGCTACTTACATCAAGAGACTTCAATCGAAACAATTGCACAACAAAGAGGGATGAAAAAAAGTACGATTCAAGATCATTTACTGGAACTTGCTTTAACAGAAGAGATCCCTTTTGAACACTATATTTCAAAGGAAACTTATCGATTTTTGGACCAGCTTTCCAGCCCATGTCCACAATGGATATATCGTTCCTTAAAACAAGAAAATGAACAACTTGATTATTTTGAATATCGGTTATATCAAATTGAAAAACTAAAAAAAGAAAGAGCTGATAAATTGCCATGA
- a CDS encoding RecQ family ATP-dependent DNA helicase — MIDLEQFLHDKFGFSTFKPGQKEVIQQLLDKKDTLAVLPTGTGKSLCYQMIGKLTEGLVIIVSPLLSLMEDQVIQLQKQGETRGIALNSSLNFFEKQYVLAHLSQYNYIFVSPETLLQKDVRTKLAQETVSLFVVDEAHCVAQWGVDFRPEYTKLAQIQQECDFPLTLALTATATPAVKEEIIAQLFSHSREVSQIVYSVNRPNIGLMVDQTTEKEEQLISYLMQLKQKGIIYCATRKTAEALDRLIKEQTNLKTAYYHGGLTPVERSLLQQQFVQNQLDVLCATNAFGMGIDKPDVRFVIHYDCPDSLENYVQEIGRAGRDGLESIAILLYQKGDESIHYYFQTESRMDREILHALISSLSENELADLELSEIQQKWIQGFLDQEYTIEELEQRLLRKEKERQQQLRIMLNYIQHSNCRRRFIQQYFSEEVEENHQRFCCDNCGLSFDSYQAQIVQSPEENEILDRWEDILIRLFKE; from the coding sequence ATGATCGATCTAGAGCAGTTTTTACATGATAAATTTGGCTTTTCTACATTTAAACCAGGACAAAAAGAAGTGATCCAGCAATTGCTGGATAAAAAAGATACCTTGGCTGTTTTGCCGACAGGGACAGGGAAATCACTTTGTTACCAAATGATCGGAAAACTTACTGAAGGATTGGTTATTATCGTATCGCCTTTGCTATCTTTGATGGAAGATCAAGTGATTCAATTACAAAAGCAAGGAGAAACAAGAGGGATAGCGTTAAATAGCAGCTTGAATTTTTTTGAAAAACAATATGTGTTGGCTCATTTGAGTCAATACAACTATATTTTTGTCAGTCCTGAAACATTACTGCAAAAAGATGTTCGGACAAAGCTTGCTCAAGAGACCGTGTCACTATTTGTTGTAGATGAAGCGCACTGTGTTGCTCAATGGGGTGTCGATTTTAGACCAGAGTACACGAAACTTGCTCAAATTCAGCAAGAATGTGATTTTCCTTTGACTCTAGCACTAACGGCTACCGCAACACCAGCAGTCAAGGAGGAAATCATCGCTCAATTGTTTTCTCACAGCCGAGAAGTGTCGCAAATCGTATACTCTGTCAATCGGCCAAATATTGGACTCATGGTCGATCAAACGACGGAAAAAGAAGAACAGCTGATTTCTTATCTGATGCAATTGAAACAAAAAGGGATCATTTATTGTGCGACCAGAAAAACAGCCGAAGCACTTGACCGTCTTATCAAAGAACAAACGAACTTGAAAACAGCGTATTATCATGGCGGCTTGACTCCTGTTGAACGCAGCTTACTGCAGCAGCAGTTTGTCCAAAATCAACTAGATGTCTTATGTGCGACGAATGCTTTTGGAATGGGCATCGATAAACCAGATGTTCGTTTTGTTATTCATTATGACTGTCCAGATAGTTTAGAAAATTATGTTCAGGAAATCGGTCGCGCAGGACGAGATGGACTGGAAAGTATTGCGATCTTACTTTATCAAAAAGGCGATGAATCGATCCATTATTATTTTCAAACTGAAAGTCGGATGGATCGTGAAATCCTACATGCATTGATATCTTCACTTTCTGAAAATGAACTGGCAGATTTAGAATTGAGTGAGATCCAACAAAAATGGATTCAAGGGTTTCTGGATCAAGAATATACAATTGAAGAGTTGGAACAAAGATTATTAAGAAAAGAGAAAGAACGTCAACAACAATTGAGAATTATGTTAAACTATATCCAGCATTCAAACTGCCGACGTCGATTCATTCAACAGTATTTCTCAGAGGAAGTAGAAGAAAATCATCAAAGATTCTGCTGTGATAATTGTGGCTTATCCTTTGACAGTTATCAAGCACAAATAGTACAATCACCAGAAGAAAACGAAATCCTCGATCGGTGGGAGGACATTTTGATAAGATTATTTAAAGAATGA
- a CDS encoding SAG1386/EF1546 family surface-associated protein, whose protein sequence is MSKRDKKNGVREPWEQSIYDTEKGAGGSRSEKRQQKKGNTVFLTILVILLLLIISLPVGTYLYVMRDKKPDASKQASQPSSSVVVQSSTKNSTTQPSSSSESQQQSTSSSEGETDPNGVTTPSSSQTETGAVYDAVQSGEGPNQVAQRNGITLEELLQLNGMTGDETLQPGDQLRVK, encoded by the coding sequence GTGAGTAAACGAGATAAGAAAAATGGTGTACGCGAACCATGGGAGCAGTCAATTTATGATACAGAAAAGGGTGCGGGAGGTTCTCGTTCAGAAAAGCGTCAACAAAAGAAAGGAAACACAGTTTTTCTAACGATTTTAGTTATCTTATTACTATTGATCATTTCACTTCCAGTAGGAACTTACCTTTATGTAATGAGAGATAAAAAGCCTGATGCAAGTAAACAAGCGAGTCAGCCGTCATCGTCAGTTGTCGTTCAATCGTCAACTAAAAACAGCACGACACAACCTTCGTCATCAAGTGAATCTCAACAGCAGTCTACTTCATCATCAGAAGGTGAAACAGATCCAAATGGTGTAACAACACCATCATCAAGTCAAACAGAGACTGGTGCAGTTTATGATGCTGTTCAGTCTGGAGAAGGTCCTAACCAAGTTGCTCAAAGAAACGGCATAACATTAGAGGAACTATTACAATTGAATGGTATGACTGGCGACGAAACACTGCAACCAGGTGATCAATTACGTGTAAAATAA
- the cmk gene encoding (d)CMP kinase, translating to MKKISIAIDGPASSGKSTVAKILAKKLNYIYCDTGAMYRALTYLAIQKNIDFEDETGLVKLCLEHTISFKQTDKAQLVFVDNNEVTEAIRQPDVTNAVSIVAKHKEVREKMVELQQAIGQAGGVVMDGRDIGTAVLPDAEVKIFLVASVSERAERRYKENQEKGITTDFETLKKEIEQRDHLDSTRAVSPLKQAKDAVKIDTTGLTIEEVVAAIEQGILAAS from the coding sequence ATGAAAAAGATTAGTATTGCAATCGATGGTCCGGCATCATCCGGCAAAAGTACTGTAGCAAAGATTTTAGCTAAAAAACTAAATTATATATACTGTGATACAGGTGCGATGTATCGTGCATTGACCTATTTAGCGATCCAAAAGAATATTGATTTTGAAGATGAAACGGGTTTAGTCAAATTATGTTTGGAGCATACGATTTCATTTAAGCAAACTGATAAAGCGCAATTAGTTTTTGTCGACAACAATGAAGTCACGGAAGCAATTAGACAGCCGGATGTTACAAACGCTGTCTCGATCGTTGCGAAACATAAAGAAGTTCGAGAAAAAATGGTCGAACTGCAACAAGCGATCGGTCAAGCAGGAGGAGTAGTGATGGATGGCCGAGACATCGGTACAGCAGTCTTGCCAGATGCGGAAGTCAAGATCTTTTTGGTTGCCAGTGTTTCAGAACGGGCAGAAAGACGTTATAAAGAAAATCAGGAAAAAGGAATCACAACAGATTTTGAAACATTGAAAAAAGAAATCGAGCAGCGCGATCACCTTGATTCAACTCGAGCTGTGTCACCTTTGAAGCAAGCGAAAGATGCAGTGAAGATCGATACGACAGGTTTAACTATAGAAGAGGTCGTAGCAGCGATTGAGCAAGGTATTTTAGCAGCTAGTTAA
- the rpsA gene encoding 30S ribosomal protein S1 produces MTEDKQMENSNETMEDVMNSVQEVNVGDIVKGEVLAVEDKQVIVGIEGAGVEGVVPAKELSTTQVEDINELVKVGDILDLVVITSIGKDKENGSYLLSKRRLDAKKVWEEIEQDFQAGKIIEAPVTNVVKGGLVVDVGVRGFVPASMVEDHFVDDFSEYKGKTLTFKIIEIEPSENRLILSHKAVVEAEKESKKKDILATLHDGDIVDGKVARLTDFGAFIDLGGIDGLVHVSEIAHQHVGKPSDVLSVGDDVKVKILSINPDEERVSLSIKETLAGPWEDIENKAAVGSVLDGVVKRLTSFGAFVEVFPGVEGLVHISQISHKHIATPHEVLQEGDAIQVKVLEVNPEEHRIALSIKALEAKPESKEEPKDVEDYELPEENTGFTMGDILGDALKGQDTDSE; encoded by the coding sequence ATGACAGAAGACAAACAAATGGAAAACAGCAATGAAACAATGGAAGATGTAATGAACAGCGTCCAAGAAGTAAACGTTGGCGACATCGTTAAGGGTGAAGTACTTGCCGTTGAGGACAAACAAGTGATTGTTGGTATTGAAGGCGCCGGTGTTGAAGGCGTAGTTCCCGCTAAAGAGTTATCTACGACTCAAGTAGAAGATATCAATGAATTAGTTAAAGTCGGTGACATATTAGATTTAGTAGTCATCACATCAATCGGTAAAGATAAAGAAAATGGCAGTTATTTACTTTCAAAACGCCGTTTAGATGCTAAAAAAGTTTGGGAAGAGATCGAGCAAGATTTCCAAGCTGGAAAAATCATCGAAGCCCCTGTTACAAATGTTGTAAAAGGCGGTTTAGTTGTTGATGTTGGTGTACGTGGATTTGTTCCTGCATCAATGGTTGAAGATCATTTTGTAGATGATTTCTCTGAATACAAAGGGAAGACGTTGACGTTCAAAATCATTGAAATCGAACCTTCAGAAAATCGTTTGATTTTATCTCATAAAGCTGTTGTTGAAGCTGAAAAGGAATCAAAGAAAAAAGATATTCTAGCAACATTGCATGATGGTGATATCGTGGATGGTAAAGTTGCTCGTTTAACTGATTTCGGTGCATTTATCGATTTAGGCGGTATTGACGGATTGGTTCATGTATCAGAAATTGCTCATCAGCATGTCGGTAAACCAAGCGATGTTTTATCAGTTGGAGATGATGTGAAAGTCAAGATCCTTTCGATCAATCCAGATGAAGAGCGTGTTTCATTATCTATCAAAGAAACATTGGCAGGACCGTGGGAAGATATCGAAAATAAAGCAGCTGTCGGCTCTGTTCTTGACGGAGTTGTTAAGCGTTTAACTAGCTTTGGTGCATTTGTTGAAGTTTTCCCTGGTGTGGAAGGCTTAGTGCATATCTCTCAAATTTCGCATAAACATATTGCAACTCCTCATGAAGTACTGCAAGAAGGCGATGCGATCCAAGTAAAAGTGTTAGAAGTCAATCCTGAAGAACATCGTATTGCTCTAAGTATTAAGGCATTAGAAGCAAAACCAGAATCTAAAGAAGAACCAAAAGATGTTGAAGATTATGAACTTCCAGAAGAAAATACTGGATTCACAATGGGTGATATCTTAGGTGATGCATTAAAAGGTCAGGACACAGACTCGGAATAA